Proteins co-encoded in one Deltaproteobacteria bacterium genomic window:
- the ilvC gene encoding ketol-acid reductoisomerase gives MNIYYDKDANLSLLKGKKVAIVGYGSQGHAHALNLRDSGMDVRIALKKGSSSWPKAENAGFLVQDVAAAAAESDIIMILTPDEAASGMYEADIRPHMKAGKYLACAHGFNIHFKKIVPPADVNVFMVAPKGPGHLVRSEFEKGQGVPCLIAVAQDPSGNSKQIALAWASAIGGGRAAILETNFREETETDLFGEQSVLCGGLTELMRAGFETLVEAGYAPEMAYFECIHEMKLIVDLVYEGGISNMRYSISNTAEYGDMTRGKRIVGEQTRIEMKKILADIQAGKFADEWINEYRAGLPNFLKLRTEGANHPAEKVGAELRGMMPWLQRNKLVDKTKN, from the coding sequence ATGAACATTTATTACGATAAAGACGCGAACCTTTCTCTGCTGAAGGGGAAGAAGGTCGCCATCGTGGGTTATGGAAGCCAGGGGCATGCCCATGCGTTGAACTTACGTGACAGCGGCATGGATGTGCGCATTGCGCTGAAAAAAGGCAGTAGCTCATGGCCAAAGGCTGAAAATGCCGGCTTTCTCGTTCAGGATGTCGCGGCTGCGGCTGCTGAATCTGACATCATCATGATTCTCACGCCTGATGAAGCAGCGAGTGGTATGTATGAAGCAGATATTCGCCCGCATATGAAAGCCGGTAAATATCTGGCCTGCGCACATGGCTTCAATATTCACTTCAAAAAGATTGTGCCACCTGCAGACGTTAACGTGTTCATGGTCGCCCCTAAAGGACCAGGACATTTGGTACGCAGCGAATTTGAAAAAGGCCAAGGTGTCCCTTGTTTGATTGCAGTCGCCCAAGACCCGTCTGGGAACAGTAAGCAGATTGCCCTGGCCTGGGCTTCGGCAATTGGTGGAGGGCGCGCTGCAATTCTCGAAACCAATTTCCGCGAGGAAACTGAGACCGATCTTTTTGGTGAACAATCAGTGTTGTGCGGTGGCTTGACCGAACTGATGCGTGCCGGGTTTGAGACGCTGGTCGAAGCAGGCTATGCACCAGAAATGGCCTATTTCGAATGTATTCATGAAATGAAATTGATCGTGGATCTCGTCTACGAAGGTGGCATCTCCAATATGCGCTATTCGATCAGCAACACGGCTGAGTATGGCGACATGACACGCGGGAAACGGATTGTTGGCGAGCAGACCCGCATAGAGATGAAGAAAATCCTGGCAGATATTCAAGCTGGTAAGTTTGCCGATGAGTGGATCAATGAATATCGTGCGGGGTTACCCAACTTCCTCAAGTTGCGCACAGAAGGCGCGAATCATCCAGCAGAAAAAGTCGGCGCAGAGCTGCGTGGCATGATGCCGTGGCTGCAACGTAACAAACTGGTTGATAAGACGAAAAACTAG
- a CDS encoding phosphatidylserine decarboxylase family protein, translating into MHFAREGYPRIFALGILCLVSNLLGFPTLGLIFLVLTFFVAYFFRDPERFAPDDDRYLVAPADGRVVTIEQNVANERWLTSPATRIGIFMSPLNVHVNRLPVSGVVESVQYQAGKFRPAFAEDATQVNEQNGVTVQDAQGRRVVFVQVAGILARRIVCSLKGGERVRQGERYGIIMLGSRVDLYCPVDAQIKIQVGQVVKAGETIVAEYV; encoded by the coding sequence ATGCATTTCGCCCGTGAGGGATACCCTCGCATCTTCGCTCTCGGCATTCTGTGCCTGGTTTCCAATCTCCTTGGTTTCCCTACGCTAGGACTGATTTTTCTTGTCCTCACCTTCTTTGTCGCATACTTTTTTCGTGACCCAGAACGATTCGCACCAGACGACGATCGTTATCTCGTCGCTCCCGCTGATGGTCGAGTGGTCACGATAGAACAGAATGTAGCGAACGAGCGTTGGCTCACCTCCCCTGCCACTCGCATCGGTATTTTCATGTCGCCGCTGAATGTCCACGTCAATCGTCTGCCGGTATCCGGGGTGGTGGAAAGCGTACAGTATCAAGCGGGGAAATTTCGCCCGGCGTTTGCTGAAGATGCGACACAAGTCAATGAGCAAAACGGCGTGACCGTGCAAGATGCTCAAGGTCGGCGTGTTGTCTTTGTTCAGGTTGCCGGCATTCTTGCCCGTCGGATTGTCTGTTCACTCAAAGGCGGTGAGCGTGTCCGCCAGGGTGAGCGATATGGTATAATTATGCTCGGTTCTCGGGTTGATCTGTACTGTCCGGTGGACGCGCAGATCAAGATTCAAGTGGGTCAAGTTGTGAAAGCTGGCGAGACCATCGTCGCCGAATATGTGTAG
- the pssA gene encoding CDP-diacylglycerol--serine O-phosphatidyltransferase, with protein MNAPRPKIRALPTPPKVEKERRSISPPLRKGVYILPNLFTTGGLFCGFYAIIATLREDYLIAAIAVLVAMVFDALDGRIARLTHTSSSFGVQYDSLSDLIAFGVAPGVLAYRWALEPWGAWGWLAAALYVTCGALRLARFNVQVEIVDKNNFVGLPIPAAAAVVAVTIQMYYFLGGEGATNKHLTLLLLVYALAALMVSTLPYYSFKGLKLRHRQPFWILIAAIVVIQMTIAAPQIMLFTICSLYALSGPVRFLIGRGRTKPQVTEGPPPEEEYLTPPFPQGLDSSEKSRL; from the coding sequence ATGAATGCACCACGGCCGAAGATTCGAGCCCTTCCCACGCCACCCAAAGTTGAAAAAGAGCGTCGCAGCATTTCCCCTCCTTTACGCAAAGGGGTGTATATTCTGCCCAATTTGTTCACCACAGGCGGACTCTTCTGTGGCTTCTATGCAATTATTGCCACCCTTCGTGAAGATTACCTCATTGCTGCGATTGCGGTCCTCGTCGCAATGGTGTTCGACGCGTTAGATGGTCGCATCGCACGTTTGACCCACACGTCGAGTTCGTTTGGCGTGCAGTATGATTCGCTCTCCGACCTTATCGCTTTCGGCGTCGCGCCAGGGGTACTCGCGTATCGTTGGGCCTTGGAACCGTGGGGAGCGTGGGGCTGGCTGGCAGCAGCACTATATGTGACATGTGGGGCATTACGACTCGCCCGCTTCAACGTCCAGGTCGAAATAGTCGACAAGAACAACTTTGTCGGCTTACCTATACCAGCGGCCGCAGCAGTCGTCGCAGTAACGATTCAAATGTACTATTTCCTCGGAGGCGAGGGTGCAACCAATAAACACCTGACCCTCCTGTTACTTGTCTACGCATTGGCTGCACTTATGGTGAGCACGTTACCGTATTATAGCTTTAAAGGCTTGAAACTACGCCACCGGCAGCCATTTTGGATTCTCATCGCAGCGATAGTCGTCATACAGATGACCATTGCTGCGCCACAAATTATGCTGTTCACCATCTGCTCACTGTACGCGCTCTCCGGGCCAGTTCGTTTTCTCATTGGCAGAGGAAGAACCAAACCGCAAGTGACGGAAGGTCCCCCTCCCGAAGAAGAATATTTGACCCCACCCTTCCCTCAAGGCCTTGACAGTAGCGAGAAAAGTCGTCTATAG
- a CDS encoding 2-isopropylmalate synthase: MEREVVKIFDTTLRDGEQSPGATMNIEEKVMIARQLENLKVDVIEAGFAASSDGDFESVKRVAELVTTPIVLSLARTKELDVTRAIKAVEKAKRPGIHIFIATSDIHLKHKLMMSRQEALDATVWAISFAKKYLDYIEFSAEDASRSDRDYLVQLFGEAIKVGAVTINAPDTVGYAIPQQYGELFKYLREKTPGANKVTWSAHCHNDLGLAVANSLAAIQNGARQVECTINGIGERAGNTSMEEVVMALRTREDVFANVKTNVISEHIAPASQTLAQVTGLAVPQNKPIVGANAFAHEAGIHQDGVLKYKLTYEIMRPQDVGLDSNKLVLGKHSGRHAFIDRLKHLGIDYTGVDMNKAFERFKTLADKKKNVYDEDLIAIVTEEAVRGAEKYELVYLNVTSSSMAVPHATVKMKVEEQEFVDSASGDGMVDACYKAIAKIAGFEPKLERYSVKSITGGTDAQGEVTCLLRENGASVNGQGSHTDIIMASALAYVNALNKLAHRDRYGHQAGLHREGP, encoded by the coding sequence ATGGAACGGGAAGTTGTCAAAATATTTGATACGACCTTGAGAGACGGTGAGCAGTCTCCCGGTGCGACGATGAATATCGAAGAGAAGGTCATGATCGCCCGGCAACTGGAAAACCTGAAAGTCGATGTCATCGAGGCCGGGTTTGCCGCCTCTTCGGACGGTGATTTCGAGTCGGTAAAACGCGTTGCTGAACTGGTCACGACCCCAATCGTTTTGAGTCTGGCGCGTACCAAAGAACTCGATGTCACCCGCGCGATCAAAGCCGTCGAAAAAGCCAAGCGTCCCGGCATCCATATCTTTATCGCCACCTCCGATATTCATCTCAAACATAAGCTGATGATGAGCCGCCAAGAGGCGCTCGATGCAACCGTGTGGGCTATTAGCTTTGCCAAAAAGTACCTCGACTACATCGAATTCTCCGCAGAAGATGCGTCACGTTCCGACCGCGACTATCTCGTGCAGCTCTTTGGTGAAGCCATCAAGGTTGGAGCCGTGACTATCAATGCTCCGGATACGGTCGGGTATGCCATTCCGCAGCAGTACGGCGAACTCTTCAAGTATCTGCGCGAGAAAACCCCTGGCGCCAATAAAGTCACCTGGAGTGCGCATTGTCACAATGATCTGGGCCTCGCAGTTGCCAACTCGCTTGCGGCAATCCAGAACGGCGCCCGTCAAGTTGAATGCACAATCAACGGTATTGGTGAACGTGCCGGCAACACGTCGATGGAAGAAGTGGTCATGGCATTGCGCACCCGTGAAGATGTGTTCGCAAACGTCAAAACCAATGTCATCTCTGAGCACATCGCGCCTGCGAGTCAAACGCTTGCTCAGGTCACCGGCTTAGCGGTACCGCAGAACAAGCCTATCGTGGGTGCCAATGCCTTTGCGCATGAAGCCGGTATTCACCAAGATGGAGTCCTCAAGTACAAACTCACCTACGAGATCATGAGGCCGCAAGATGTGGGTCTCGACAGCAACAAGCTGGTCTTAGGGAAGCACTCAGGGCGCCATGCATTTATCGATCGCCTTAAACATCTTGGCATCGACTACACCGGTGTTGATATGAACAAAGCCTTTGAGCGCTTCAAGACGTTAGCGGATAAGAAGAAGAACGTGTATGACGAAGACCTCATTGCTATCGTGACTGAAGAAGCCGTGCGTGGAGCTGAGAAGTACGAGTTAGTGTATCTCAATGTGACATCCTCAAGCATGGCCGTGCCGCATGCGACAGTGAAGATGAAAGTTGAAGAGCAAGAGTTTGTCGATAGCGCATCCGGTGACGGCATGGTCGATGCATGTTACAAGGCGATTGCCAAGATCGCAGGATTTGAGCCGAAACTGGAACGGTATTCAGTGAAGTCGATTACTGGTGGAACTGATGCTCAAGGTGAAGTGACGTGCCTGCTGCGTGAGAATGGCGCCTCGGTCAACGGTCAAGGCTCACATACTGACATCATTATGGCGAGCGCACTGGCATACGTGAATGCACTCAACAAACTTGCCCATCGTGATCGCTATGGTCATCAGGCGGGGCTGCATCGGGAAGGACCGTGA
- the leuB gene encoding 3-isopropylmalate dehydrogenase has protein sequence MAHKIAVFAGDGIGTEVMEEALQALKIVEQKFGLSFNCEKALAGGCSIDAHGVALTDSALRVAKESEAVLLGAVGGPKWDDPKSTVRPEQAILGLRKELSLYANLRPIQLNRHLINSSTLKPEVLDGVDLIVVRELTGGVYYGKPSERRTGPAGREAVDTIFYTEGEVARLMRASFELARKRRKKLTSVDKANIMATSRMWREVAHEVAKEYPDVQYEDVLVDAMSMHLIRRPKDFDVIAAENMFGDILTDEASMLAGSMGLLPSASLGEGKKGLYEPIHGTAPDIAGQNKANPLAMILSTALMLRLSFDQEKAAQAIEKAVDDVLAAGYRTGDIAQPECRLVSCTEMGKLVRDKLQQQ, from the coding sequence ATGGCACATAAAATAGCGGTCTTTGCCGGTGACGGCATTGGCACTGAAGTAATGGAAGAAGCGCTGCAAGCGCTCAAAATTGTCGAGCAAAAGTTTGGTCTCAGTTTCAACTGCGAAAAAGCCTTAGCAGGTGGTTGTTCGATTGATGCGCATGGTGTGGCACTAACCGACTCTGCGTTGCGTGTTGCTAAAGAAAGCGAGGCTGTGCTGCTGGGGGCGGTTGGTGGACCAAAGTGGGATGATCCGAAATCAACCGTCCGACCGGAACAAGCTATTCTCGGCTTGCGCAAAGAACTGAGCCTCTATGCGAACCTGCGACCGATCCAGTTGAATCGTCATCTGATTAATTCATCTACCCTCAAACCAGAAGTATTGGATGGGGTTGATCTCATCGTCGTACGCGAACTCACTGGCGGTGTGTACTATGGCAAACCGAGTGAGCGTCGCACGGGCCCTGCCGGACGTGAAGCCGTTGATACGATCTTCTACACCGAAGGTGAGGTTGCCCGTCTCATGCGTGCGTCATTTGAACTCGCGCGTAAGCGCCGTAAGAAACTGACTTCGGTTGATAAAGCTAACATCATGGCGACCTCGCGGATGTGGCGTGAAGTCGCGCATGAAGTTGCCAAAGAATATCCAGACGTGCAGTACGAAGATGTTCTTGTGGATGCCATGTCGATGCACTTAATCCGTCGCCCGAAGGATTTTGACGTGATTGCAGCAGAGAACATGTTTGGTGACATTCTTACGGATGAAGCCTCGATGCTGGCCGGTTCGATGGGACTATTGCCATCAGCTTCATTAGGTGAAGGCAAGAAAGGGCTCTACGAGCCGATTCACGGTACTGCACCGGACATTGCCGGGCAAAATAAAGCAAATCCCCTGGCGATGATTCTCTCAACTGCGTTAATGCTGCGTCTATCGTTTGATCAAGAGAAAGCTGCGCAAGCGATTGAGAAGGCCGTTGATGATGTGCTCGCGGCTGGCTATCGCACTGGCGACATCGCACAACCGGAATGTCGCTTAGTGAGCTGTACCGAGATGGGCAAGCTCGTGCGCGATAAGCTGCAGCAGCAATAA
- a CDS encoding class I SAM-dependent methyltransferase, which yields MPTHQDLILDQFSKQVVPFATAPGIKDEEALKLVVDFTGVTADDTVLDVACGPGLIVCAFAPHVRHVTGIDIVPAMIDHARGLQQQKGLMNITWQVGTVQPLPYPDASFSIVTSRYAFHHFMDPEGVLTEMKRVCKPGGKVVVIDAAISPDPAKAAAYNRAEKLRDPSHTRALALVEFELLFKWVELPAPRKTSYKVESDLDDALQRSFPNSGDADKLRQMLMESLDDDGLGVDARRENGKIRFAYPIAVLVAEK from the coding sequence ATGCCCACCCACCAAGACCTGATTCTCGATCAATTCAGCAAACAAGTAGTGCCGTTCGCGACCGCACCAGGCATCAAAGACGAAGAGGCGCTCAAGCTGGTCGTAGACTTCACCGGTGTGACAGCAGACGACACGGTTCTTGATGTAGCGTGTGGTCCTGGCTTGATTGTCTGTGCCTTTGCTCCACATGTCCGACACGTGACCGGCATCGATATAGTTCCGGCCATGATCGACCACGCACGTGGACTCCAACAACAAAAAGGTCTGATGAATATCACCTGGCAAGTTGGCACGGTACAGCCACTGCCATATCCCGATGCGTCGTTTTCAATTGTCACTTCTCGTTATGCGTTTCATCATTTCATGGACCCAGAAGGTGTTCTGACGGAGATGAAGCGTGTCTGTAAACCAGGTGGAAAAGTCGTGGTCATCGATGCCGCGATATCTCCCGATCCAGCCAAGGCTGCCGCCTACAACCGTGCTGAGAAGCTCCGCGATCCTTCTCACACCCGCGCATTAGCACTGGTAGAGTTCGAACTACTCTTCAAATGGGTCGAACTACCCGCACCGCGCAAGACCTCCTACAAAGTCGAATCTGATCTTGACGACGCACTGCAGCGTTCGTTTCCCAATTCTGGTGACGCTGACAAATTACGACAGATGCTTATGGAATCGCTCGATGATGACGGCTTAGGCGTCGATGCGCGCCGAGAAAACGGTAAGATCCGATTTGCCTATCCGATCGCGGTGTTGGTGGCAGAGAAATAG
- a CDS encoding DUF2283 domain-containing protein: MKQPKLAYFEQEDILHLAISDEAEANSIEVSPNITAELNEKGELIGIEILNASAFVRDAIMEGVQAKVLNLVSVRE, from the coding sequence ATGAAGCAGCCAAAGTTAGCATACTTCGAGCAGGAAGATATTCTCCATCTCGCCATTTCTGATGAGGCAGAAGCAAACAGTATCGAAGTGAGCCCCAACATCACGGCAGAGCTCAATGAAAAAGGCGAATTGATCGGCATAGAAATTCTCAACGCCAGTGCTTTTGTGAGAGATGCGATTATGGAAGGCGTACAAGCAAAAGTCTTGAATCTCGTCTCTGTCAGGGAATAG
- a CDS encoding nitroreductase family protein has translation MAEAQLFDIMYSMRAMRRLKSDPIPEATLKKIIEAGIHAPSGGNLQDWAFVLVRDADGKRFIRDRYYGMWQKLAADRPMPADLPPARMRMYQAAAHLAEHLHEVPVILLACARQDYPPFAKFGYERASVATVHGSIYPAVQNIMLACRALGVGTVITTIHCCFEEELKQKLGIPAEMEVSALLPLGYPQGNFGPTKRQSVEAVIHWDRWAKKTA, from the coding sequence ATGGCAGAAGCTCAACTGTTTGACATTATGTACTCGATGCGAGCGATGCGGCGACTCAAATCCGATCCGATTCCCGAAGCGACGCTCAAGAAAATTATTGAGGCTGGCATTCATGCGCCAAGTGGTGGCAATCTACAGGACTGGGCATTTGTTCTGGTACGTGACGCTGACGGCAAGCGTTTCATCCGCGATCGGTATTATGGCATGTGGCAAAAGCTAGCTGCAGATCGCCCAATGCCTGCAGATCTTCCGCCCGCGCGGATGCGTATGTATCAGGCCGCTGCTCATTTAGCCGAACATTTGCACGAAGTCCCGGTGATCTTACTTGCGTGCGCACGTCAAGATTATCCACCGTTTGCGAAGTTTGGCTACGAACGAGCCAGTGTCGCCACGGTACATGGATCAATCTATCCAGCAGTGCAGAACATCATGTTAGCTTGTCGGGCACTCGGTGTGGGAACTGTCATCACCACCATTCACTGTTGCTTTGAAGAAGAGCTAAAGCAGAAACTGGGTATCCCAGCAGAAATGGAAGTCAGCGCGTTGCTGCCGCTTGGATATCCACAAGGGAATTTCGGTCCAACCAAACGGCAGTCGGTCGAGGCCGTGATTCATTGGGATCGCTGGGCAAAGAAAACAGCTTGA